In Gopherus flavomarginatus isolate rGopFla2 chromosome 1, rGopFla2.mat.asm, whole genome shotgun sequence, a single genomic region encodes these proteins:
- the LOC127033824 gene encoding sodium-dependent proline transporter-like isoform X1: MKWTLSASQDFAPLKKSCKQQHPDTELSEIPAELLKCRGRVKESEKEKQQIIGGCNQTCSAVTSAFPLPPMLCSLDQSCPALFSSSNIWIAGCSRFCLCWLLSFTCSLGMKLFPEQWSAEGVRQSDFQEQEMPATVMPGSPIQLNSVTLESEHPQSVSQPQAAFQIEPVTPDPALSQSRETWGGKYEFLLSCIGYCVGLGNVWRFPYLCYRNGGGVFLIPYFIMLLFTGLPLFLLELSLGQYGAAGPITVWKCCPLLKGIGVGMLLVSSLVSLYYNVIIAWTFYYLGMSFQSPLPWSCNAPQNAPLCQNASGNASRFSASEAFWNEQVLGVTHSSGLHDPGPVRWPLAICLLVAWIVIFLCMLKGIRSSGKVVYFTATFPYLVLIVLIIRGATLEGSIEGVRFYLSSDWSRLQSAQVWNDAASQIFYSLGIGFGGLLSMASYNKFDNNVIRDTLVIAIGNCCTSFFAGFAIFSILGHMAWRKRVPVGEVADSGPGLAFVAYPEALALLPASAFWSVLFFLMMFTLGVDTLFGNMEGITTAVLDEFPALREWRRKTLFLGALCFIFYLLGLLLITEGGIYWFTLIDAYSTSFGLIIITLFMCIGIAFFYGVNQFCRDIVDMICRCPPWCSKLLLYFKACWVFITPCLLLFILIYIFLEMYNTSLHYGAYAYPRWGKALGVCMGTMTCIQIPLWALVAICRESGTLTDRFRKAIHPLNSWRTATTHAEVIDVPYTINLVDSDFASPPQGSSEA, encoded by the exons ATCTGCTTTTCCATTGCCACCCATGCTCTGCTCCCTAGATCAGAGCTGCCCTGCACTTTTCAGTAGCTCCAACATTTGGATTGCAG GCTGTAGCAGGTTCTGCCTCTGCTGGCTTCTTTCATTCACCTGCAGTCTTGGAATGAAGCTGTTTCCTGAACAATGGTCTGCGGAGGGTGTAAGGCAGAGTGACTTCCAGGAGCAGGAAATGCCAGCGACTGTGATGCCG GGAAGTCCAATCCAGCTGAACAGTGTCACCCTGGAGTCTGAACACCCGCAGTCCGTGAGCCAGCCCCAAGCTGCCTTCCAGATCGAGCCCGTGACCCCGGACCCTGCCCTCAGCCAGTCCAGGGAGACATGGGGTGGGAAGTATGAGTTCCTGCTCTCCTGCATTGGGTATTGCGTGGGGCTGGGCAACGTCTGGCGCTTCCCCTATCTCTGCTACCGCAATGGAGGAG GGGTCTTCCTGATCCCATACTTCATCATGCTGCTCTTCACTGGCCTGCCTCTGTTCCTGCTGGAGCTCAGCCTTGGCCAGTATGGAGCTGCAGGGCCCATCACCGTCTGgaagtgctgccccctgctgaaaG GGATTGGCGTGGGCATGCTGCTTGTCTCCTCGCTGGTGTCGCTCTATTATAACGTCATCATCGCCTGGACTTTCTACTACCTGGGCATGTCCttccagagccccctgccctggtCTTGCAATGCTCCGCAGAACGCCCCTCTCTGCCAG AACGCATCAGGAAACGCCAGTCGGTTCAGTGCCAGCGAGGCCTTCTGGAA CGAGCAGGTGCTGGGGGTCACGCACAGCTCTGGCCTCCACGACCCGGGCCCGGTGAGGTGGCCGCTCGCCATATGCTTGTTGGTCGCCTGGATCGTCATCTTCCTGTGCATGTTAAAGGGAATCCGCAGCTCGGGCAAG GTGGTGTATTTCACAGCGACGTTCCCATACCTGGTCCTCATCGTGCTCATCATCCGAGGAGCTACACTGGAGGGATCCATCGAGGGCGTCCGCTTCTACCTCTCCTCGGACTGGAGCAGGCTACAGAGCGCTCAG gtgTGGAACGATGCTGCCTCACAGATCTTCTACTCGCTGGGCATTGGCTTCGGGGGGCTACTCTCCATGGCCTCCTACAACAAGTTCGACAACAACGTGATCAG GGACACCCTGGTTATCGCCATCGGGAACTGCTGCACCAGCTTCTTCGCTGGGTTCGCCATCTTCTCCATCCTGGGCCATATGGCGTGGAGGAAGAGAGTGCCGGTGGGGGAGGTGGCCGATTCAG GTCCTGGGCTTGCCTTCGTGGCCTACCCAGAAGCCCTTGCTCTGCTGCCTGCCTCTGCCTTCTGGTCGGTCCTGTTCTTCCTGATGATGTTCACACTGGGAGTAGACACCCTG TTCGGGAACATGGAGGGCATCACCACGGCTGTGCTGGACGAGTTCCCGGCCCTGCGTGAGTGGAGACGGAAGACCCTCTTCCTGGGTGCACTGTGCTTCATCTTCTACCTGCTGGGCCTGCTGCTCATCACCGAG GGTGGCATTTACTGGTTCACCCTCATCGACGCCTACAGCACCAGCTTCGGCCTCATCATCATCACCCTCTTCATGTGCATTGGCATTGCATTCTTCTACG GAGTGAACCAGTTCTGCCGGGACATCGTTGACATGATCTGCCGGTGCCCGCCCTGGTGCAGCAAGCTGCTGCTCTACTTCAAGGCATGCTGGGTATTCATCACGCCGTGCCTGCTGCTG TTCATCCTCATCTACATCTTCCTGGAGATGTACAACACGTCTCTGCACTACGGTGCCTACGCCTACCCGCGCTGGGGCAAGGCCCTGGGCGTGTGCATGGGCACCATGACCTGCATCCAGATCCCGCTCTGGGCGCTCGTGGCCATCTGCAGGGAGTCGGGGACACTGACGGAC CGGTTCCGGAAAGCCATCCACCCTCTGAATTCCTGGCGCACGGCGACCACCCACGCCGAGGTCATCGACGTCCCCTACACCATCAACCTCGTGGACAGCGACTTCGCCAGCCCGCCCCAGGGGAGCAGCGAGGCCtga
- the LOC127033824 gene encoding sodium-dependent proline transporter-like isoform X2, producing MKLFPEQWSAEGVRQSDFQEQEMPATVMPGSPIQLNSVTLESEHPQSVSQPQAAFQIEPVTPDPALSQSRETWGGKYEFLLSCIGYCVGLGNVWRFPYLCYRNGGGVFLIPYFIMLLFTGLPLFLLELSLGQYGAAGPITVWKCCPLLKGIGVGMLLVSSLVSLYYNVIIAWTFYYLGMSFQSPLPWSCNAPQNAPLCQNASGNASRFSASEAFWNEQVLGVTHSSGLHDPGPVRWPLAICLLVAWIVIFLCMLKGIRSSGKVVYFTATFPYLVLIVLIIRGATLEGSIEGVRFYLSSDWSRLQSAQVWNDAASQIFYSLGIGFGGLLSMASYNKFDNNVIRDTLVIAIGNCCTSFFAGFAIFSILGHMAWRKRVPVGEVADSGPGLAFVAYPEALALLPASAFWSVLFFLMMFTLGVDTLFGNMEGITTAVLDEFPALREWRRKTLFLGALCFIFYLLGLLLITEGGIYWFTLIDAYSTSFGLIIITLFMCIGIAFFYGVNQFCRDIVDMICRCPPWCSKLLLYFKACWVFITPCLLLFILIYIFLEMYNTSLHYGAYAYPRWGKALGVCMGTMTCIQIPLWALVAICRESGTLTDRFRKAIHPLNSWRTATTHAEVIDVPYTINLVDSDFASPPQGSSEA from the exons ATGAAGCTGTTTCCTGAACAATGGTCTGCGGAGGGTGTAAGGCAGAGTGACTTCCAGGAGCAGGAAATGCCAGCGACTGTGATGCCG GGAAGTCCAATCCAGCTGAACAGTGTCACCCTGGAGTCTGAACACCCGCAGTCCGTGAGCCAGCCCCAAGCTGCCTTCCAGATCGAGCCCGTGACCCCGGACCCTGCCCTCAGCCAGTCCAGGGAGACATGGGGTGGGAAGTATGAGTTCCTGCTCTCCTGCATTGGGTATTGCGTGGGGCTGGGCAACGTCTGGCGCTTCCCCTATCTCTGCTACCGCAATGGAGGAG GGGTCTTCCTGATCCCATACTTCATCATGCTGCTCTTCACTGGCCTGCCTCTGTTCCTGCTGGAGCTCAGCCTTGGCCAGTATGGAGCTGCAGGGCCCATCACCGTCTGgaagtgctgccccctgctgaaaG GGATTGGCGTGGGCATGCTGCTTGTCTCCTCGCTGGTGTCGCTCTATTATAACGTCATCATCGCCTGGACTTTCTACTACCTGGGCATGTCCttccagagccccctgccctggtCTTGCAATGCTCCGCAGAACGCCCCTCTCTGCCAG AACGCATCAGGAAACGCCAGTCGGTTCAGTGCCAGCGAGGCCTTCTGGAA CGAGCAGGTGCTGGGGGTCACGCACAGCTCTGGCCTCCACGACCCGGGCCCGGTGAGGTGGCCGCTCGCCATATGCTTGTTGGTCGCCTGGATCGTCATCTTCCTGTGCATGTTAAAGGGAATCCGCAGCTCGGGCAAG GTGGTGTATTTCACAGCGACGTTCCCATACCTGGTCCTCATCGTGCTCATCATCCGAGGAGCTACACTGGAGGGATCCATCGAGGGCGTCCGCTTCTACCTCTCCTCGGACTGGAGCAGGCTACAGAGCGCTCAG gtgTGGAACGATGCTGCCTCACAGATCTTCTACTCGCTGGGCATTGGCTTCGGGGGGCTACTCTCCATGGCCTCCTACAACAAGTTCGACAACAACGTGATCAG GGACACCCTGGTTATCGCCATCGGGAACTGCTGCACCAGCTTCTTCGCTGGGTTCGCCATCTTCTCCATCCTGGGCCATATGGCGTGGAGGAAGAGAGTGCCGGTGGGGGAGGTGGCCGATTCAG GTCCTGGGCTTGCCTTCGTGGCCTACCCAGAAGCCCTTGCTCTGCTGCCTGCCTCTGCCTTCTGGTCGGTCCTGTTCTTCCTGATGATGTTCACACTGGGAGTAGACACCCTG TTCGGGAACATGGAGGGCATCACCACGGCTGTGCTGGACGAGTTCCCGGCCCTGCGTGAGTGGAGACGGAAGACCCTCTTCCTGGGTGCACTGTGCTTCATCTTCTACCTGCTGGGCCTGCTGCTCATCACCGAG GGTGGCATTTACTGGTTCACCCTCATCGACGCCTACAGCACCAGCTTCGGCCTCATCATCATCACCCTCTTCATGTGCATTGGCATTGCATTCTTCTACG GAGTGAACCAGTTCTGCCGGGACATCGTTGACATGATCTGCCGGTGCCCGCCCTGGTGCAGCAAGCTGCTGCTCTACTTCAAGGCATGCTGGGTATTCATCACGCCGTGCCTGCTGCTG TTCATCCTCATCTACATCTTCCTGGAGATGTACAACACGTCTCTGCACTACGGTGCCTACGCCTACCCGCGCTGGGGCAAGGCCCTGGGCGTGTGCATGGGCACCATGACCTGCATCCAGATCCCGCTCTGGGCGCTCGTGGCCATCTGCAGGGAGTCGGGGACACTGACGGAC CGGTTCCGGAAAGCCATCCACCCTCTGAATTCCTGGCGCACGGCGACCACCCACGCCGAGGTCATCGACGTCCCCTACACCATCAACCTCGTGGACAGCGACTTCGCCAGCCCGCCCCAGGGGAGCAGCGAGGCCtga